Part of the Brassica oleracea var. oleracea cultivar TO1000 unplaced genomic scaffold, BOL UnpScaffold13586, whole genome shotgun sequence genome, CCAGTAACGCACGTAACATTTGGCTAAGTGAACTTCACCCCATGCGGTTATTCCACACAATGACTTCAGCTGTTTGTTCGCTTCCTTCAAACAGTCGTTACAGTCACTCGCACTAAGGTCTCCAGTACACTGCGCCACAGCTTGCGATCCCTTTCCTATCCAAGCTCTGTAAGGTACGCTATTGGCGTCCACTACAAAACTCACCATCTTACTGGTCTTAGTCAACTCGTCCGAGCTATACCCCCACGGTGTCCCGCATACCCTAGCCAGCAACGTCTTATTCGCCACGCCGAGGA contains:
- the LOC106322292 gene encoding cysteine-rich repeat secretory protein 12-like encodes the protein HGMHHCRSDLSTRSDDCARCVAQAARILQNLCGGASGGALLLEGCFVEYENTKFLGVANKTLLARVCGTPWGYSSDELTKTSKMVSFVVDANSVPYRAWIGKGSQAVAQCTGDLSASDCNDCLKEANKQLKSLCGITAWGEVHLAKCYVR